The Cydia amplana chromosome 1, ilCydAmpl1.1, whole genome shotgun sequence DNA segment acaaatatctGACCTCAATCTTGCTGAAACTTGTCTTTTTCGGCGTGTTACGGTACCCACGTTCCCAGTAACATATTTATCAGATATCATGAGAATTCAGTGACGTTTCATTGATTCGCATTGATTGAATAGCTGTCGGCGGCTGTTGACTCCGTGACGAATCCAtaactgtacctacctagttactGTATTTGTCACTGTACCTGTTGATGTCACATTCGATATGAGCTTCAAAATAAGTCAGAAATGGTTAGATTAGTTGgatggtggttggtggtggtggTAGATTAGTTTAACCCagggaacaatcgtgccaaacATCGCCACCTGAGACAAAAGGGTAGGGTAAGCTGCTCCAATTAATCCAAACCTAATGCTGCCACTAAATAGTAGCGGGCTAACGTGCTTCGATACTCATTGATGAATAAGTACCATCCCAATCATTCatagtacctatttttaatcTAAAGAGACAATGCATTAAATTTTACAGACAAATGTTATACTTTTTAAGCACTTAATCCAGTATTACTACAACAATTCTGCTGCAAAAAATACTAGGTAACATACGGGTTACCTAAGCGTCGAAACTGTTAACTGTGGATTGCGTTACGAATTAAACAATAAGTAACTCttaaattttgtattatttgttgAATAGGTATTAAGCAATATAAAATTTCCTTCAAATGTTTCATATGGATTATTAAACAATTTCCGGAAATTGCGACACATCATCAGCAAAGACCGAAAGGTATGCTTCTCGAGCTCATTGAGATTCTTAGAAGGCAAAAccacaaatacctacttacataaattGCCGTTGTTAAGTTTTTATACTCAGATCtacgtaggtaagtaggtaggtatttatctgTAAGTGTGTACTGTGTACCTAATAGCGTAGCGATCTATGTATTGCCCCGAATAGTAAAATTATCtatttaggtacataggtaATGGTACCCATTAAACAATACATTCTGCAAAAATTATACTATATAAGTACAGGGAAATAAACAAAGATCTTTGAAATaacgaataggtacctaaaaattaAATTGTCTAAGGTCTATTTATAACTCTGGTGTGAACTGCAATTACTCTTAATAGTTCAAATTCAAATGTATTTATTGGAGAATATTATATTCATATGTGTATTAGGTACCCAAGCAATTTCTGCTCTACCGTCGCTTCAGCAAATTAAAATGTGATAGAAAGTTTGagatattaggtattttatttcggAGAAACACaactaatttacattattgaTAGAGTGCACGTTCAGAAGGTAATAGAATTGGAAATGATAACAAGACAGTAGGAATAGCAATATATAGCGGCGTTTACCGATGAGGCGAGAACGATGTCTTTTGTGTACTATTTAGCAAATGGCGCTATGCTTGCAGAGTGCTCATTGCGTTGGGCATGTAGTCGAAGAGAATAGCTTTCTTGTTGTAGGCGCATCGGAATAGGTTCCAGGTCAGGTCCTCCGGCGTGTCACCATACTGGTGCTCGGCGCAGTTCTCCAGGATCTAAAGAcagtaatagaatagaatagaaatcatttattaAGACAACACATCAATACAAACAACACATATTGCAAATACAAGGCAGAGATAAACAAATCAGTGGAAATAGAGATGTGAAgccgaaatggtctccactcagcaatgcagctggcacgactagcgtggccaaccgcgctggttttctgtggagccAGCGAAGTGTGTGGGACAGCATGCAGTGCAGGACACGTTGTGGACGATGATGATATTACCTGAGGTAATTTACctcaataataaaatgatattaccTCACGGGTATAGCCAGGTTAACGGATGGTACTCAGGACGAGGGAGGCCCAATATAGGGCCTTATCTTCTCGCCATGTTAAAGGCCTAGCTTGCAGTTTACTGCCCTATGACTGGAAtcaatttaggtaggtaggtagtaggtacataaaaatcaATCACCTTAGCAACATCCTTTCCGTTCCCACGCACAGCGAGCTTGTCAAGGACGGCCGTTTTCTGCAGCTTGCCGTCTTTGCCGACCACCTTACACTTCATCAGCACGCAGTGCACGTGCGCCCTCAGCTGGGGTGTGTCCAGGAATTCCCCACGACTCAGAGCATCCACTTGCGCGGGGTCCACTTTGGACGTGGCCAAGCAGGCGTCCGAGTGGGTGCGGAACATGGCCTTCTCTTCCTTGCCTACGGTCTGCTAATGAAGGTAGGGGGTATATTTAAAGGCTACAGGTAATCATTAATGAAACGtctttgttattattaataataacacTAAAAAAGGAAATTTGAGAACACTCGTATTTCTTATGGTAAAAACTATAAGTACaacatattttcataattaaattttgttagGTGAGACTCTCAGTATTTTAGTGTCCTTACTTTTATATGTTATATGTTGCCTGGTATATGTTCCAAATGTTGTATAATACTTACTGAGCAATGTTTACAACCCGCTGAAGCCTGAAAAACAGAACTTAATGTTATTTTGGCACCTAGGTTTAAAAACAGTCCTcgtctaagtttttttttcgaacACGTTTATTAATTACATACGAGTATTATACCTTCTCTAAAATggcaggtacctacttacacgtTATTTTTCGGCTTCTTTAAAATCACATCAACAGAGTGTGGGTAAAAagtgatttattttttaaaccgaAACTGCAATTCATTATTCAGATGTCACAGACCTGGTGAGCTCCGGCCAGCAGGCAGAGCAGCATCACCACCTTCGGCATGGCTCTCAAGCTGGTGACCTCCCCCATTTCTTCAGTAAGTGATCACGTTTTGATTTGGATAATCCGTAGTTCTGGAATACAtagcatacatatacataagccAATAGCATCTATACAAAGTTAGGCACAGTTTCCTCGAATGTGCTGCATTATGATGCTACTCTAGAGGTAACATACGAAACGATATCCAAAAACACATCTTAGTCTGATGTAGAATGTAGACGATCTATTAGAACACAGACAACATATGATTAGaattaaaatatatgttattgtaGGTTTGGTACCGATACTAAAAGCAAAtggaactttttgaaattaatgACTTTTATGTTCTAGTGATTTTTAACTAATAGTTTACAGACCcaatctatttatttaatttaaaggggTAAGTATAACGCCGTTCAGCTTATGGATCAAAATGGGTAGGTAATTTGCGTAATACTAAGACAGGTCTGAACAATGTGGGATCATTTCTAAAACTTTTTTAGACAGTTTAATTCTTCTATTTATACATCTGTTATGCTTTCTACTCGTATGTAGGTATACGTATATATACGGTACCTTTTACACGCGCAGTGACAGCCGCAGCACAACGTGACGCAACCGAGATTGAGGCACCTCTTGCACTTGCACTCGCGAGCATGTGCCTTCTTACCATGATATATGCGAGCTTGCATCATGCCCCGTACCACGATGCTACTGAAATAATGCGACCTATTATTGCAGTCGATTTTTTCAggcgacgcgacgtgcgtgGAACTTGCAGTCCCGATACTGGGTTGTATGATGCAAATGGTTTTAAGTACAAGGAAATTCAGACTGCTTTttaatcttattattattatttttcttctcCAAATATACCTTATTGGTTTTTCCTCGCAGAGTGTAAGCGACACGTGTCGCTGTCAGGTACCTGACTTCGGCTCGAGggaggtataggtacctagataGGTTAGCATTCTGATACATATTGATAAGCACTCTAGCGGTCGATGccaaaatttctatgaaatatagatttctaaaatattattatgctcAGTAGAACTGTAACAGGTTATACTGCTACATGGTACAGGGCGATGTTGTGACAGCGAACTGCACTCTGTTTATAAACTGTCTGACGGGAAGCAACGTAAACGTCctcattgttaaaaaaaatatatctatttATGAAGACAATGCACTGAATGTGCTGGATAAAATCTGATGCTAgctcatatatacatatattctaTTGATGCCTGCTCAACCAGTTTATTTCAAATTGTTTAACTGGACGGTCGCGTCACTGCGTGTGAGTAAAAAAGGGTGATATCGCTCCTGGGATTTTTTGGGCAGGTGATTCCCGCCCATCCCGGTCTTTCCAAGTTTctcctacctacttaatatggTTCGGAGACAACGCATGTGAAATGTGCAATTAATCACCATAAAAATAGGGTACCTACCCGCAAATAAACGTCAAAGCGTatcttattttacttttacaaagaACAAAACTGACCTTGTTCAGGTGATTTTGTTATTGGTATCTTCGAAACGAGCAAGTggtttacttatatgtatatgagTAGTAAAATCTAATTGTTTCAGGATCGCCAAGATATTGTTATctgaaaaacaatgaaattaattaGATATTTAGGGGCTTTATAGATGTTTAAATGTCACAATGTATCGAAAATcctatttaatttgttatttacaaggTTTACAAAGCCATTTATTAGGCAGAGGGATTACTGGGGAAGAGGGAATGTTATCCCACTGCCTAGGTaccttattaagttattaagcGTGCTGGTACATACTTAATTTTTGCATAATTTTGAAGTGGCGGTCATGTTCTGTAAATCGCATTAAGGGTCCGGAATGGTTATGGAAACGGAAGCATAATAGTTAAGAATCTGGAAACATGTTTAAGCTTAGCTTGCGAATCTtgcgataaaataataatacacgcAAAccaacaataggtacctactttcatCGTTGGTGACTTTATGACTTACCTACTGATATTGGTTTAGTTACCTTATGAATATGTTATATAATGATTCCCAAGGTTTGTTTATATCCCATGGTGGTACGAGCAGTTAAAATATTTTGCCGATTACTACTTATCTGAAAACACTGTAGTATACCATAAGTTACGAAAGGTATGGGGTAATAACATAGTCAAGTATTATCTCGCTCAGACAAGCCTCGTGTTTACCGAATAATGACCTAAAATTAGTTAAGATTATGCAAATGCCAAGCTGCAGTCTGAGGTATTGAGCCATGAAGACCGCATATTGCAACAGGACCGGGATGTCAGACTGTGAAAGTACAAGAGCTACTGGCACCGTAAGGTTCATTAATGCCaaattaataattctgatttaaactttcactatttttacacattattaaattgtacaccgggacttaatcgcgtatctaagttttaagatttaggtacctccgacgtttcgaggacggcgttgtccccgtggtctcggagaagactggcttaagttgacatcagcatcttctaaccgcgcgagtttttcgaactacccgcacttggtcttgtttatcagcttgaacgttttgcgcactagggatgtcactctgtcgacacacaacactaacgatattcgatttatcgactgtcgatatttgtttacgcttacatttactaatgactggattccatgtggatgagatcttgaaaccctcgtcccgattgaaattactatgattaaaacttagatacctaCGCGATTAAGTTCCGGTGTACAATTGTCGGTGAATCACAATTATACAATATGTAAAGGTACCTACCATCATTATTTATTGGGGTTGTAGCGATGCATACACACGGAGGTGCTGGGCCGCGTAGACCGCGAAGTGCAGGCACGTTCAATGACATATGGCGACAGGACAATAGCCGCTAGTACCGTAAGAGCCATTTTCGTCAAGCTGATAAATATCATCGTTCCGCCTGGAATCAACGTTGAACGATAAGCTCGTacaggggcctagccaagacgaTGATCGGTTGCTCCGTATCGAACGAAAcgctctctgtcactcttccatataatGTGCGATAGAGAGGCGTTACGgtcgctacggcgcaaacgattgtcatcttggcttaGACCCGTTCCTCCTCCTTGAGTCGTATTCCTCATTGCTAAGGATCGTACCTCAATGAATTGCTTTTCACTTTCTTTTAAGTTGACTCTGCTAGGTAGGTAATTGCTATTTATTTTGCAAGTCTAGGGAAAAGGATTCAGCAAATTAGGGAAAAGGATTCAGCAAATTCAGCATCAACAGAGTGGTGCTACCTACTTTAGGACTGGCTGGGCCCATATCTATTGATAGCGTTGATTATTTATGTTGGGTAAGTACTTACCTGAgcaattctcaaaaagtttgtacatttcgatcacatcttagatttcaaTAAAAATTGATTTgcccagatttccttacacatttggtaacaaaaaggaatgtttcttagaaactttctgggacattttgggaaatgtggtggaagttgttcagcttcatgtactttacctgCATAGCAATTTTTATTGAAATCTAAGAtgtctaatatttgttccggagtcatggatgttttctatgtatataagtatgtatttatctatataagtatgtatatcgtcgcctagtacccatagtacaagctttgcttagtttggggctaggttgatctgtgtaagatatgtcccccaatatttatttatttatttatttatttatgtgatcgaaatgtacaaactttttgagaattgcTCACCTACGGTCTATTAGGTATATGTAGTAACATTCTGGGTAGGTATTGCAGGTTAAAGTTTCTGTCTTTACCGGAAATTTGTATGATTTGCGAGAGTATTCCACCAGATGATCGCTAAGCCAACGGTGTTCTTTTATTACCCCTAAAATGGTGCTAACAAATTatgataacaaaaatattttttctaaagtacttacctaatatttgAGTTTCTATTTAAAAGCGCAGAAGTACCTATTAAGTATATGTTCGGATAATAAATTTTCAAGTAGCTCGAAACGCTCAGTCCTAGGCTAACCCAGTGCAGCACAGTGGTATAAAGCTAGCATACCTTTCTTATTCGTGCAGTGTTACAGTAAGATTTTACTTCTCGCAGGCCGCCTGAAATTCCCTGAACTCATAATAACTGTTAATGTTGGCCGGAGTGTTCAGCCAATACAGCATACCTAGTTCGGGATACAAGCGTCCTGCGAAACCATGCGAAATCTACTTATTGAATCATGTAGAGCGGGTAGAGCTTGAAAATGTGACAGCTATGGACTGTCATTAAAGCTCTTTTGAGACTTTTGACAGTACCACTTTTTCTTTTGTAGGTAGTAATGTAATGATTCCTGCCAGAAAAGTAAATCTTTTTCTAATAGAGGTCCGGCCAAAGAGTAGTAGCGAACGAAAAGTCTCGAGATATCGATTTAACCGAACTGCTTACACCCTAATAACCTAAAAAAGAAAAACGGAAccgtcacgtttgttgtatgggagccccacttaaatatttattttattctgtttttagtatttgttgttatagaccggcaacagaaatatatcatctgtgaaaatgtcaactgcctagctatcacggttcacgagatacagcctggtgacaggcagacagacggacagtgaagtcttagtaatagggtccctaaggggttttgtcacacagtgacacccatatttaattgtttttttggtatttttcctAAAAAACACAACttttaataagtatgtattttccaATGGTACAAATCATATCAAAGACATTTACATTCAACCAATTTCTTTCTCTCGGGTTGACCCGAAGCAATTAATAAATTGCTAAAACTTCATTTTTcccaagtttaaataaaacatacgAACCACAATAGTGAACATTTATTTCTCTGATTACCTCACATTACCTTAACATTTTTTGTGCAAAAACACATTATAGAGCCAGTTAAATTTAAGACTCCAGCGACTTGGCAACGACAAACAGTGGCAATGCCACTATTTATTAAAGGTTACGTTTCCATAGGAATATTGCCAATTTGTCGCGGCCGACCTGACTTACAGCCGAACATTAAATTTACATCATTGTAAACATTTCATTTAACACTATCGTCAATCAAACATGACAAACTTATTATGTTTTCCATGTAAATGGTGTACAATTATGACATCAATAAATATTTacacaaatataattaagtattgtcatttcataaaaactaatgTCAAGTATTTTGCTACTCTAACAATCTGATATGAAAACGACCACGCACGCACAATAGCACAAATCATATAACGTGCATTACAACGAGTAAGCGTGCAACAAGTACCTAGGTGTCTTACATAactacatagactaggaatcctctagactgagcatagtaacgctaccccctctgccacttatacggtagttttactccatcttcgagtcaatcccgtgccgtgattggtccgtgtctttgaacggaccaatcacaatatgttatagttgtcaagcggCACGGGACggaattcgctcacctcgtccccccgcacccccgtatttttggcagcatcggtttcatgaaataattgctctaaacagtctagaggattcctagtctatgcataACTATAACGAACATCACGTAAtacatagtacattactgcagagg contains these protein-coding regions:
- the LOC134653286 gene encoding uncharacterized protein LOC134653286, yielding MGEVTSLRAMPKVVMLLCLLAGAHQASAGCKHCSQTVGKEEKAMFRTHSDACLATSKVDPAQVDALSRGEFLDTPQLRAHVHCVLMKCKVVGKDGKLQKTAVLDKLAVRGNGKDVAKILENCAEHQYGDTPEDLTWNLFRCAYNKKAILFDYMPNAMSTLQA